In Procambarus clarkii isolate CNS0578487 chromosome 36, FALCON_Pclarkii_2.0, whole genome shotgun sequence, one DNA window encodes the following:
- the LOC138371704 gene encoding putative uncharacterized protein FLJ45035: MVANGNVCPVMVGAGNVCPVMVTNGHVCPAMVANGNVCPVMVANGNVCPVMVAVGNVCPVMIATGNVCPVMVAPGNVCPVMVAPDNVCPAMVAPGNVCPVMVAPDNVCPVMVAPDNVCPVMVANATFVPSWSLLATFVPPWSLMATFVAIRQSSPD, from the coding sequence ATGGTCGCTAATGGCAACGTTTGTCCCGTCATGGTCGGTGCTGGCAACGTTTGTCCCGTCATGGTCACTAATGGCCACGTTTGTCCCGCCATGGTCGCTAATGGCAACGTTTGTCCCGTCATGGTTGCTAATGGCAACGTTTGTCCCGTCATGGTCGCTGTTGGCAACGTTTGTCCCGTCATGATCGCTACTGGCAACGTTTGTCCCGTCATGGTCGCTCCTGGCAACGTTTGTCCCGTCATGGTCGCTCCTGACAACGTTTGTCCCGCCATGGTCGCTCCTGGCAACGTTTGTCCCGTCATGGTCGCTCCTGACAACGTTTGTCCCGTCATGGTCGCTCCTGACAACGTTTGTCCCGTCATGGTCGCTAATGCAACATTTGTCCCGTCATGGTCGCTGCTGGCAACGTTTGTCCCGCCATGGTCGCTAATGGCAACGTTTGTTGCCATTAGACAGTCTTCCCCTGATTAA